A single region of the Nicotiana sylvestris chromosome 6, ASM39365v2, whole genome shotgun sequence genome encodes:
- the LOC138870391 gene encoding uncharacterized protein: MSHTATPLQTRDQVPRHMATTARVSVNYSIMPHCSWVPSPVPHSILDKLDAEIEKEEFGVDISDQYSVNHYVFSAPQSDDYLDDEIEEEEKEEFGVDIYDNLVKEIEEEEVGVDISEYHSVTHYAFPVPQSDDSLDDEIEEEEVGVDIYDNLVKEIEKEEFGVDISEYLETRTYYGPMCDDEEKDACFICAYEYEDEDMIGTLHCGHDFHADCAKKWLLTRNNACPVCSDPVLPIQ, encoded by the coding sequence ATGTCTCATACTGCTACTCCGTTGCAAACAAGAGATCAAGTGCCCAGACATATGGCTACAACAGCTCGAGTGAGTGTCAATTATAGTATCATGCCTCATTGTTCGTGGGTGCCGTCACCAGTTCCTCATAGTATTCTTGATAAACTTGATGCagagatagaaaaagaagagttTGGGGTTGACATATCTGATCAGTATAGTGTTAATCATTATGTGTTTTCGGCGCCACAGTCTGATGATTAtcttgatgatgaaattgaagaagaggagAAAGAGGAGTTTGGGGTTGACATATATGATAATCTTGttaaagaaatagaagaagaggaAGTTGGGGTTGACATATCTGAGTATCATAGCGTCACTCATTATGCGTTTCCGGTGCCACAATCTGATGATAGtcttgatgatgaaattgaagaagaggaaGTTGGGGTTGACATATATGATAATCTTGttaaagaaatagaaaaagaggAGTTTGGGGTTGACATATCTGAGTATTTAGAAACGAGAACATATTATGGTCCAATGTGTGATGATGAGGAAAAAGATGCTTGTTTCATCTGTGCATATGAATATGAAGATGAAGATATGATCGGCACACTTCACTGTGGCCATGACTTTCATGCAGATTGCGCCAAAAAGTGGCTATTGACGAGGAACAATGCATGTCCGGTTTGTAGCGATCCAGTTTTGCCCATTCAGTGA